The region TAGCTATTGCAGCTCCTCCTGTTGGCGCGAGTTTGCAACTCGTGTCCTGTTATGGTGTCGGGTTTGCAACCCGACTGGCTCGAAGAGCCATACTTATACTTGGGCTATACTTCTTTACTGGAGCTCTACTTTCTACTCTGTTTATACTTGCTGCTATACTTGCCAATGACAGCGACAACACCGTCCCTCTTTTGTCATCCTGAAAGGACCTTGTGGGCCAGCTGCTGCAAGCGTATCCTTCCTGCTTTCAGGTTGCTTGCAGAACAACAGTTCCTAATTATACTTGCATAACTGCTGCTTCCTTCCATTTGAACCAAGCTATGCTTGCTAGTTGCTGCTGATCCACGGCTTTACAACCTGCATTGTTTTATCTCTGGCTTTGGTGCTCTCAAGCCCGAGAGGGCTCGTCCTTTGGCATCGCGCTGTTTTCCCTCCTGCCTCCGCTGCGCTGCGGCTGCCCTAAACGGGCACCGGATCTCACAAGGCGCTCAACCCAAGGACTGGTATCAGTTCGATAGCTGCGGCTTTCTGTCATCTCGAGCAGCGCGAGAGATCTTTTCAGAATACCCGAAAGACCCCTCCTCTTTTCGGGAGGACAGGTAGAGCGGCTTAGCCAACTAATCCAACAACTAACAACCAACACCTACCAACCAGCAACCAATCCCCTCACCTGCTCCACATCAGCCACTAATTGCTCAAACTCAGAGAGCACCCGGTTGCTGGACATGGGCGGGTAATCTTTGCGGTATACCATATCGCTGTCTACTGATTTACGCACTGAGGCATGCACCTCGCTTACGCCGGTTCTGGAGACCAGCTCCTGCACGTTGGCCGGTGTTACGCCGCCGCCGGGCAGGATGATGAGCTTGCCAGCCGCTCTTTCATGCAGCTCCCGGATGAGGTCGGCGCCCTGCAGCGCCGTTTCCTGCTGCCCGGAAGTAAGCAGGCGGTGCACGTTTAGTTGCAGCAAATCATCCAGCGCCTTATAGGGATCGGACACCAGGTCGAAGGCACGGTGAAAGGTGATGCTCATACCTTGCGCCGCGTCGATCAATGCCTGCGTACCGGCCACGTCTATACTTCCGTCCTTTGTTAAGGCGCCGATCACGATACCGTCTACCCCTAACCCGCGGCAGAGCTGTATATCGCGCTTCATCACCTCAAACTCGGCAGGCGAGTACAGAAAGTCGCCACGGCGCGGGCGGATGAGCACGTGCAGGCCGATGTTGATACTTTGGCGCACCACCTCGATCATCCCCGCGCTGGGCGTAGTGCCGCCGCCGGCCAGGTAGTCGCACAGCTCCACGCGCTGCGCGCCTCCCTGCTCGGCGGCTATGGCAGAGGCCACCGAATCGATGCAGATCTCCAGCAGCGGTTTAGAACTTGCTCTTTCCATCCAGCAGCTTCACTCCCGATTTATCCTGCACGGCATAGTTAAAGCCCTTGTGAATGCAGTACCCGCCATACTCGCCGTTCTTGTTGAGGGCGATAAAACCTACCTGCAGGTCTTTCACATCTTTGTGCTTGGCAATGATGCGCTCCACGGCCAGACGGCAGGCGTCCTCCGGCGAATTCCCCTGTCGCATGAGCTCCACCACCAGGTGGCTACCCACCATACGGATCACAGCCTCGCCCAAACCTGTGGCCGTGGCGGCTCCTACCTCGTTATCTACAAACAAACCAGCCCCGATGATCGGAGAATCGCCCACGCGGCCGTGCATCTTGTAGGCGGCACCGCTGGTAGTACAGGCACCGGCCAGATCGCCGTTCGCGTCCAGCGCCAGCAACCCGATCGTATCGTGGTTTTCGATGTTGATCACCGGCTTGTACTTCGACTCCTTCAGCCAGTTTTTCCAGTCTTTTTCAGATTCCGGCGTCAGGAGGTTCTCTTTCTGAAACCCTTTCTCCAAGGCGAACTGCAGGGCACCGTCTCCTACCAGCATCACGTGCGGGGTGTCCTCCATGACCTTGCGCGCCACCGAAATCGGGTGCTTAATGTGCTCCAGAAAGGCCACCGCGCCGCAGTTGCTGTCCTTGTCCATGATGCAGGCATCCAGGGTCACATGGCCCTCCCGGTCGGGGTAGCCGCCGTAGCCCACCGTGCGTACTTCCGGATCGGCCTCGGGCACTCGTACGCCAGCCTCTACGGCATCCAGCGCGGTACCTTTTTTCTTCAGAATTTCCCAGGCCGCCGCGTTAGCCGGTATGCCGTGGTTCCAGGTAGAAATCACGACAGGTTTGTTTTTTTTGGCCGCTCCCAGCGAGCCGCCAAAGGCGCTGGCATACTGAAAGCCGCTGCCCAGCAGGCCAGCGCCGAGGGCAGATAGTTTTATGAATTTTCGTCTGGTGCTCATTTTATAGGTTGATGTTGCAGGTTAATGCTGAAGTATGTTTGACTTCTAACGTATATCCCTCTCCTCTCAGAACAAGGCTGATCCTTTCTATCTTTTGTCATCCTGAAAGGATCTTGATAGCGAGTAGTATAGCTTAACCTCCAGGAAGAAGGAGCCTCTTTCTACTACCACCAAGTCTCTTCCAGAATGACAGAGAAATTTGTACTTATCTTCTCAAAATAAATCAGCCCTTCCCTTGAAAGGGACAGCGGATTATACTTCAGCCATAAGCCAGGCACTTGTGCTTTATACTTGCGCTTTTAACAGGTGCGGACGCTCGGCGTGCACTTTCAGGATCAGCTCTCCGAACAGG is a window of Pontibacter kalidii DNA encoding:
- a CDS encoding isoaspartyl peptidase/L-asparaginase family protein; this translates as MSTRRKFIKLSALGAGLLGSGFQYASAFGGSLGAAKKNKPVVISTWNHGIPANAAAWEILKKKGTALDAVEAGVRVPEADPEVRTVGYGGYPDREGHVTLDACIMDKDSNCGAVAFLEHIKHPISVARKVMEDTPHVMLVGDGALQFALEKGFQKENLLTPESEKDWKNWLKESKYKPVINIENHDTIGLLALDANGDLAGACTTSGAAYKMHGRVGDSPIIGAGLFVDNEVGAATATGLGEAVIRMVGSHLVVELMRQGNSPEDACRLAVERIIAKHKDVKDLQVGFIALNKNGEYGGYCIHKGFNYAVQDKSGVKLLDGKSKF
- a CDS encoding copper homeostasis protein CutC; protein product: MERASSKPLLEICIDSVASAIAAEQGGAQRVELCDYLAGGGTTPSAGMIEVVRQSINIGLHVLIRPRRGDFLYSPAEFEVMKRDIQLCRGLGVDGIVIGALTKDGSIDVAGTQALIDAAQGMSITFHRAFDLVSDPYKALDDLLQLNVHRLLTSGQQETALQGADLIRELHERAAGKLIILPGGGVTPANVQELVSRTGVSEVHASVRKSVDSDMVYRKDYPPMSSNRVLSEFEQLVADVEQVRGLVAGW